From one Planococcus citri chromosome 3, ihPlaCitr1.1, whole genome shotgun sequence genomic stretch:
- the HemK2 gene encoding methyltransferase N6AMT1 isoform X1 — protein MSSIVTPQWSFSLLKEKDVYEPAEDSFLLLDAIEQDLKQLTSTKPNIILEIGSGSGVIITALASVFKTDAFCLAVDINIDACTVTKNTAQLNNVQVDVINANLLDGVHLREAIDVIVFNPPYVATESEETLVEGIAQAWAGGENGREILDRLLPSISKAISNTGVLYLVAISYNDVENLIVQMKPYDLKGEIIMRRQIQGELLFILKFSKMSK, from the exons atgagCTCCATCGTTACACCG CAATGGAGTTTCAGTTTACTGAAAGAAAAAGACGTCTATGAACCGGCAGAAGACTCATTTCTCTTATTAGATGCCATAGAACAAGATCTCAAGCAGCTAACTTCAACAAAACCCAACATAATTCTGGAAATTGGTAGCGGATCTGGAGTTATTATTACAGCTTTAGCATCTGTATTCAAAACCGATGCGTTCTGTTTAGCTGTAGATATCAACATAGATGCTTGCACAGTTACGAAAAACACTGCTCAGCTGAATAATGTTCAG gtcGATGTGATAAATGCGAACTTGCTCGATGGTGTCCATCTTCGAGAAGCTATCGATGTGATTGTATTCAATCCTCCTTATGTAGCTACCGAATCGGAAGAAACTCTGGTAGAAGGTATAGCTCAAGCATGGGCTGGTGGAGAAAACGGAAGAGAAATACTCGATCG attATTACCGTCGATAAGTAAAGCTATATCGAACACAGGTGTACTTTATTTGGTAGCCATCAGTTACAacgatgttgaaaatttaatcgttCAAATGAAACCGTACGATTTGAAAGGCGAAATCATAATGAGAAGACAAATTCAAGGAGAATTactgtttattttgaaattcagcaaaatgagtaagtga
- the HemK2 gene encoding methyltransferase N6AMT1 isoform X2: protein MSSIVTPQWSFSLLKEKDVYEPAEDSFLLLDAIEQDLKQLTSTKPNIILEIGSGSGVIITALASVFKTDAFCLAVDINIDACTVTKNTAQLNNVQVDVINANLLDGVHLREAIDVIVFNPPYVATESEETLVEGIAQAWAGGENGREILDRLLPSISKAISNTGVLYLVAISYNDVENLIVQMKPYDLKGEIIMRRQIQGELLFILKFSKMK, encoded by the exons atgagCTCCATCGTTACACCG CAATGGAGTTTCAGTTTACTGAAAGAAAAAGACGTCTATGAACCGGCAGAAGACTCATTTCTCTTATTAGATGCCATAGAACAAGATCTCAAGCAGCTAACTTCAACAAAACCCAACATAATTCTGGAAATTGGTAGCGGATCTGGAGTTATTATTACAGCTTTAGCATCTGTATTCAAAACCGATGCGTTCTGTTTAGCTGTAGATATCAACATAGATGCTTGCACAGTTACGAAAAACACTGCTCAGCTGAATAATGTTCAG gtcGATGTGATAAATGCGAACTTGCTCGATGGTGTCCATCTTCGAGAAGCTATCGATGTGATTGTATTCAATCCTCCTTATGTAGCTACCGAATCGGAAGAAACTCTGGTAGAAGGTATAGCTCAAGCATGGGCTGGTGGAGAAAACGGAAGAGAAATACTCGATCG attATTACCGTCGATAAGTAAAGCTATATCGAACACAGGTGTACTTTATTTGGTAGCCATCAGTTACAacgatgttgaaaatttaatcgttCAAATGAAACCGTACGATTTGAAAGGCGAAATCATAATGAGAAGACAAATTCAAGGAGAATTactgtttattttgaaattcagcaaaatga aataa